TACCTGTTGTATTGGACCAAGAGATCTAAACCTcaagatatataaaatagaagTTCGATATGACCATAAATAGTACTTGTTTAATGCCAACAAAATTGTTCCGGTCCTCTCAAACTATGCGCTGTACCATATTAATCTGAACACTAGAATTATAATGATAGGTAGATACCATTCTCAGTAACATATATTGGAGGTTGGTTGTATTTTTTGCTGATGTAATTCAAAGTCTTTCGGATTCCCCAAGGCACAATATAAAGCCAATCCGAAGCAGTGTGTAATTAGATACATTGTTCAGTTGATTACTAGTTCATGCATACCTGTCTTTAGTACATGTGCGTAAGAGTTAATAGAGTCATTAGATTTAGCGGAGTCTAAGCCGAGAGTTCTTACCCTTTCACCTATTGTCTCTCCATTTTCCTATTCAACTACGAATAGAAAAGAGGAGAGAATAATTATTATGAagtaattaataagaaaatactAGTAGTAAAAGTAATTTCTGTGTTTGTCTTTGTTACCAGCCCTCTCCATTTCTTGTGCGTTGTAAAAGTCACTTTCAGCTTCTTTGTTTGAGACATGAGAAATCAACCTCGAAGTGTAGTGGTTTAGGCCAAGAAAGTCCCATGAGTTCTGAAGCATTAACTCCTTTTCTTCCGGAGTAAATCTAGGAAGATTGTCTCCAAGTTTCTGGCGCATACTTGCAGGATAGTCTCCAAAAATCAAAGGATACAAGAACCTTCAaaggattttaatttttcatttcaaaGAATGATATAGAGTTGCAAGTGAACAAATTATTTGACGCATAGTCAGCAAATACTTTATATGATATTTATCACTTTCTCAAGCAATAATGGCATTTATGCAACCTTAACATATGAAAAGCCTATGTTTAATAAGAAACGGAgcatcaaataaaaattaggtTCCTTAACCACAATAATTATAGTATCTTGTACTTGCTTCTTTATATGTAAACATCAGTTGCATGAGCCAACACCTGATGATGCGAAACCAAATATGGTTCGATCAAGGGCTTCTCGTTTCTTCCAGGTGCAAATATACCAATATAGTGACCATTCACTGAGATCTTAAGAGGTTCATTTAATGTGATCTGATGCTTTACTCTATCACCAAAATTTGCAAAACAAGCATCTGCATATAGGCCAAAATAATCGCTGCACGTGAAGaaaatttaatgttaaaacAATAAATTCTATGAAAAGTGCCGCATTCCTTGTTTTATCATAATTGTGAAAAAATGAAAGATAATAGCCCTCTGAAGCATAAACTAAATCCTCGTGATGTGAGACTAAATATAATCAGCCCCACTTAAATTTGCACAAGAAAGGGGTCATACACAATACTCCTAATAGTAAATGTGGTTATCCTTTTTTATACGTAAATTGAAATAATATGTTTACTACTTACACAAATTTCCTATTTGTCCAACCTTCGATTGCTTCCTGGAGATGTGATGGGAGATCCCAATGGTATAGGGTTACAAATGGCTGAATACTTGCAATACTAATCATCTCATGTAAGTATCATCAACACGAAGATAAAGAAGCTCATTTCAGTTAGAGTAAATACCTTTTGCAAGAAGTCCATTGATAAGATTGTTGTAGAAAGTGATGCCTTCTTCATTGACTTCAGTCCCCAAGCCATCTAGaacaaatgaaaaacaaaagactatACACCCTTCAGTCAGTAAAcgtttatattttttc
The sequence above is a segment of the Camelina sativa cultivar DH55 chromosome 10, Cs, whole genome shotgun sequence genome. Coding sequences within it:
- the LOC109127010 gene encoding beta-glucosidase 42-like; the encoded protein is MAWGLKSMKKASLSTTILSMDFLQKEAIEGWTNRKFVDYFGLYADACFANFGDRVKHQITLNEPLKISVNGHYIGIFAPGRNEKPLIEPYLVSHHQVLAHATDVYI